A genomic segment from Desulfovibrio oxyclinae DSM 11498 encodes:
- a CDS encoding ABC transporter substrate-binding protein, giving the protein MKRFHSGIRYLVLLALVFAALVVSGCADSKKEETKSEAEKAETQQQAETTTSLTVAMDAIPVSLDPHVQLSGGMLQYSHLVFDPLVRWTQDMEIEPRLAESWEQIDPTTLRFKLRKGVKFHSGNEFTAEDVVYTLERLKKSDDFKGLFEPFEKAVAVDSHTVDLITKKPYGLTLAMSTYIFPLDKKFYEGKDEIVKSGPSFANENESGTGPYVVTKYVPGEQLVLNEYDGYWTERGNVEELVVKAIPNAPARVAALLSKDVDFIMPVPPTDMKRIEETEGLKLTTLPGSRIITLQLNQERRPEFQNQKVRQAIVYAIDNVGIVKKIMKGFGTPAAQQGPKGYAGYLEELQPRYDLEKAKQLMKDAGYENGFECTMIAPNNRYVNDAKIAEAVVSMLSKIGIKVNLKTMPKAQYWDQFDARSADIQMIGWHSDTEDSANFSEFLVMCPSKETGYGQYNSGEYCNPKVDELVIASQSETDMAKRAEMLQEVERLLFEDAAFVPLHWQNLAWASKDNMNTEVIVNTMNFPYFGDLVVE; this is encoded by the coding sequence TCGCCGCGCTCGTCGTTTCCGGCTGCGCCGACTCGAAGAAAGAAGAGACCAAATCCGAAGCCGAAAAGGCCGAGACCCAGCAGCAGGCTGAGACCACCACATCGCTGACCGTCGCCATGGACGCCATCCCGGTTTCTCTGGACCCGCACGTGCAGCTTTCCGGCGGCATGCTCCAGTACTCCCACCTGGTCTTCGACCCGCTGGTGCGCTGGACTCAGGACATGGAAATCGAACCGCGTCTGGCCGAGAGCTGGGAGCAGATCGATCCGACCACCCTGCGCTTCAAGCTGCGCAAGGGCGTCAAGTTCCATTCCGGCAACGAATTTACTGCTGAAGACGTGGTCTACACCCTCGAACGCCTCAAGAAGTCCGATGACTTCAAGGGCCTGTTCGAGCCGTTCGAAAAGGCCGTGGCCGTGGACTCCCACACCGTGGACCTGATCACCAAGAAGCCCTACGGCCTGACTCTGGCCATGTCCACCTACATCTTCCCGCTGGACAAGAAGTTCTACGAAGGCAAGGACGAGATCGTTAAGTCCGGTCCCTCCTTCGCCAACGAAAACGAGTCCGGCACCGGCCCCTACGTGGTGACCAAGTACGTTCCGGGCGAACAGCTCGTGCTCAACGAGTATGACGGCTACTGGACCGAACGCGGCAACGTCGAGGAACTGGTCGTCAAGGCCATCCCCAACGCTCCGGCACGCGTGGCCGCCCTGTTGTCCAAGGACGTGGACTTCATCATGCCCGTCCCGCCGACCGACATGAAGCGCATTGAAGAAACCGAAGGTCTCAAGCTGACCACCCTGCCCGGTTCGCGCATCATCACCCTGCAGCTCAATCAGGAGCGTCGCCCCGAGTTCCAGAACCAGAAGGTTCGTCAGGCCATCGTGTACGCCATCGACAACGTTGGCATCGTCAAGAAGATCATGAAGGGCTTCGGTACCCCCGCCGCCCAGCAGGGTCCGAAGGGCTACGCAGGCTACCTCGAAGAACTTCAGCCGCGCTACGACCTGGAAAAAGCCAAGCAGCTCATGAAGGACGCCGGTTACGAGAACGGCTTCGAGTGCACCATGATCGCTCCGAACAACCGTTACGTGAACGACGCCAAGATCGCGGAAGCCGTGGTTTCCATGCTTTCCAAGATCGGCATCAAGGTGAACCTGAAGACCATGCCCAAGGCCCAGTACTGGGATCAGTTCGACGCCCGCTCCGCCGACATCCAGATGATCGGCTGGCACTCCGACACCGAGGACTCCGCGAACTTCTCCGAATTCCTGGTCATGTGCCCCAGCAAGGAAACCGGCTACGGACAGTACAACTCCGGCGAGTACTGCAACCCCAAGGTTGACGAACTCGTCATCGCCTCCCAGTCCGAGACCGACATGGCCAAGCGCGCAGAAATGCTGCAGGAAGTCGAGCGTCTGCTCTTTGAAGACGCAGCGTTCGTTCCCCTGCACTGGCAGAACCTCGCCTGGGCATCCAAGGACAACATGAACACCGAAGTCATCGTCAACACCATGAACTTCCCGTACTTCGGCGACCTCGTGGTCGAATAA
- a CDS encoding ABC transporter permease has translation MFAFIVKRVAQALLVMMIIGFIGFAIKHNFGDPVRDLVGQRVTPEERAEIRERLGLNDPFFVQYGRFLKNAVQGDLGRSFFFKKPAMDIIMQKAPATLELVFASACIIVFLSVPLGIFCAIRPRHWFSRFTMGGSIVGVSMPVFLTAILLIYVFSVELGWLPSYGRGETVTLFGWWKSGLLTADGLEHLIMPSIALSSIMLPLFIRLIRSEMMEVLESEYVKYAWAKGIKPSRVWIVHAFKNTLLPVITVGGVQLGIMVAFTILTETVFNWQGMGAMFIESVERADTSLMVAYLVFVGFIFVLVNTLVDIIYGLINPMVRVTGRK, from the coding sequence ATGTTCGCCTTTATCGTAAAGCGTGTCGCGCAAGCCCTTTTGGTCATGATGATCATCGGCTTCATCGGCTTCGCTATCAAACACAACTTCGGCGACCCCGTCCGCGACCTCGTGGGACAGCGGGTCACCCCCGAAGAGCGGGCGGAGATTCGAGAGCGCCTAGGACTGAACGATCCCTTCTTCGTACAGTACGGCCGCTTTCTGAAAAACGCCGTTCAGGGGGATCTGGGCCGGAGCTTCTTCTTCAAGAAGCCCGCCATGGACATCATCATGCAGAAGGCTCCGGCCACTCTGGAGCTCGTATTCGCCAGCGCCTGCATCATAGTATTTCTCTCCGTTCCGCTGGGGATATTCTGCGCAATACGACCACGACACTGGTTTTCGAGATTCACGATGGGGGGGTCCATCGTCGGGGTTTCGATGCCGGTCTTTCTGACGGCCATCCTTCTCATCTATGTATTCTCAGTCGAACTCGGCTGGCTGCCGTCATATGGTCGCGGTGAAACCGTCACCCTTTTCGGATGGTGGAAGAGCGGTCTCCTTACTGCCGACGGGCTTGAACATCTCATCATGCCGTCCATCGCGCTTTCCTCCATCATGCTCCCGCTGTTCATCAGGCTCATACGTTCGGAAATGATGGAGGTACTGGAGTCCGAATACGTCAAATACGCGTGGGCCAAGGGCATCAAGCCCAGCCGCGTCTGGATCGTGCACGCCTTCAAGAACACCCTGCTGCCGGTCATCACCGTGGGCGGCGTCCAGCTCGGCATCATGGTGGCATTCACCATCCTCACCGAGACCGTGTTCAACTGGCAGGGCATGGGAGCCATGTTCATCGAATCCGTGGAACGCGCCGACACCTCGCTCATGGTCGCGTACCTCGTCTTCGTCGGCTTCATCTTCGTTTTGGTAAACACCTTGGTTGATATCATCTACGGACTGATCAACCCCATGGTCAGGGTTACGGGGCGGAAATAA